The following coding sequences are from one Rhipicephalus microplus isolate Deutch F79 chromosome 3, USDA_Rmic, whole genome shotgun sequence window:
- the LOC119160026 gene encoding glutathione S-transferase Mu 2-like produces the protein MAAVLGYWGMRGLGQPIRNLLVYKGVQFEDKRYKFGPAPDYDRGEWLREKYTLGLWFPNLPYYIGDDVRLTQSLAILRYLGRKHGLVANNDKEMVELDVLEQQARDLVLILGFAARPQPRYREGLSSYAENIKDMVDPWSRHLASREWALEDRLTYVDFVLYEGLDWHREFKPEVLARYPPLVYYLGRFEELPNVKEYFASEK, from the exons ATGGCGGCTGTTCTTGGCTACTGGGGCATGCGAGGCTTGGGCCAACCTATCCGAAACCTGCTCGTCTACAAGGGCGTCCAGTTCGAGGACAAGCGGTACAAGTTCGGACCGGCGCCCGACTACGACCGCGGGGAATGGCTGAGGGAGAAGTACACTCTGGGACTGTGGTTTCCCAACCTGCCCTACTACATCGGTGACGACGTCAGACTGACCCAGAGTTTGGCCATACTGCGTTACCTTGGCCGAAAGCATGGACTGGTCGCAAA CAACGACAAGGAGATGGTCGAGCTGGACGTCCTGGAGCAGCAGGCCAGAGACCTGGTGCTCATCCTGGGCTTTGCGGCGAGACCGCAGCCTCGCTATCGGGAGGGCCTCAGTTCATACGCCGAAAATATCAAGGACATGGTAGACCCGTGGTCCAGGCATCTGGCCTCCCGTGAATGGGCCTTGGAAGACAGGCTGACGTACGTCGACTTCGTGCTCTACGAGGGGCTCGACTGGCATCGCGAGTTCAAGCCGGAAGTTCTGGCCAGGTACCCGCCGCTCGTCTACTACCTGGGGAGATTCGAAGAGCTACCAAACGTGAAGGAGTACTTCGCATCTGAGAAGTAA
- the LOC119173853 gene encoding glutathione S-transferase Mu 2, translated as MTPLLAYWDVRGFAQAIRNLLVYKGVEFEDKRYPHGPPPEYSCGEWLSQKFELGLKFPNLPYYMDGDVKITQSLAILRYLARKYDLNARNYLEATELDVLEQQAQDLCLILAYEAVPMPRYKQGLKSYAENVGDKLEPWAKHLAGLKWVLGERLTYVDFLLYEGLDWHRAFKPEALRKYGEISEYLDRFEQLPKLKEYFASEQYKDWPIVGPLRPWGYHRNAKVS; from the exons ATGACGCCGTTACTCGCCTACTGGGACGTTCGTGGTTTCGCCCAGGCCATCCGCAACCTTCTCGTCTACAAGGGAGTAGAGTTTGAGGACAAGCGCTACCCGCACGGCCCGCCGCCGGAGTACAGCTGCGGTGAATGGCTCAGCCAGAAGTTCGAGCTGGGGCTCAAGTTTCCCAACCTGCCGTACTACATGGACGGCGACGTGAAGATCACGCAGAGCTTGGCCATTCTCCGGTACTTGGCAAGGAAGTACGACCTGAATGCCAG GAACTACCTCGAAGCCACGGAACTTGACGTCCTCGAGCAGCAAGCCCAAGACCTATGCCTCATCCTCGCCTATGAGGCGGTGCCGATGCCACGGTACAAGCAAGGACTCAAGTCCTACGCCGAGAACGTGGGAGACAAGCTAGAACCCTGGGCCAAGCACCTAGCCGGGCTTAAGTGGGTGCTCGGGGAGAGACTGACGTACGTGGACTTCTTGCTCTACGAGGGACTCGACTGGCACCGAGCATTTAAACCAGAGGCCTTGCGGAAATACGGAGAGATCTCCGAGTACCTCGATAGGTTTGAGCAGCTGCCAAAGCTGAAAGAATACTTCGCCTCCGAACAGTACAA